One window from the genome of Pieris napi chromosome 3, ilPieNapi1.2, whole genome shotgun sequence encodes:
- the LOC125063390 gene encoding uncharacterized protein LOC125063390 yields MEDSEMATPEDTMLDSKKPLKFQKSTISCIQECETSDAERLCIFDIGYKLEYSDEYDVAGTFTNKKPELWFYIMTEICPSDNLLLNLFVCHRNVGFFSVGISKSSKLKTEPKHEDYVFLHDDLIWKSFKSSKPDQCHFIKTFNFYKTDLEGVFNNKALIIPLKLKVTPTFGLNITIVEKVQAKHNIGNIIKQQQSDFTLESASHKKFPTHKIMLCTHSPVLRDLIKSSLTTDSMFFDIKDEIIELFLEYIYSGNIQDINKYESEVLLELAEKFKLNNLYPLIETTIRKKVCIENALDIAKLSQKYQLKEVEKSVFKFFKENPEVLETDAWKNLNDIVLTKKLFEHIYFDK; encoded by the exons CTTTAAAG TTCCAAAAATCTACAATATCATGTATTCAAGAATGTGAAACCAGTGATGCTGAAAGGCTTTGTATCTTTGACATAGGATATAAGCTTGAGTATTCTGATGAATATGATGTAGCTGGTacatttactaataaaaaaccaGAGTTATGGTTCTACATAATGACAGAAATTTGTCCCTCTGACAATCTTTTACTAAATCTTTTTGTATGCCATAGAAATGTTGGATTTTTCTCTGTTGGTATTAGTAAATCCAGTAAACTGAAAACTGAACCTAAACATGAAGATTATGTTTTTCTGCATGATGATTTAATATGGAAGTCATTCAAATCATCAAAACCAGACCAGTGCCAtttcataaaaacatttaacttttataaaacggACTTAGAaggtgtttttaataataaagcatTAATAATTCCACTTAAGTTAAAAGTTACACCTACTTTTGGactaaatataacaattgttGAAAAAGTTCAGGCAAAACATAATATAGGgaacataataaaacaacaGCAGTCAGATTTTACTCTAGAATCTGCTAGCCATAAAAAATTCCCCacacataaaataatgttatgtaCACACAGCCCTGTGTTGAGAGATCTAATTAAATCATCATTGACAACTGACTCTATGTTTTTTGATATAAAAGAtgaaattattgaattatttttggaatatatatattctggCAATATACaggatataaacaaatatgagAGTGAGGTATTATTGGAGTTGGcggaaaaattcaaattaaataatttatatccgCTTATAGAGACTACTATCAGAAAGAAGGTTTGCATTGAAAATGCTTTGGATATTGCAAAATTGTCACAAAAATACCAACTTAAAGAGGTGGAGAaaagtgtttttaaatttttcaaggaAAATCCAGAGGTGCTAGAAACTGATGCTTGGAAAAACCTTAATGATATTGTTTTAACTAAGAAATTGTttgaacatatttattttgataaataa
- the LOC125063391 gene encoding BTB/POZ and MATH domain-containing protein 2-like, protein MEKMDYVMDNYVILGHQPCQTREAKFLCIDAIYEKLHRPNYYDLGGTYMQEIGEYWFVTRTDQIGEVFLIHIFITNKLEGIVSLSLSSGNTVIFDKDKNIAFLSPDLSKCDFGKLEESTFKYVTTYSFDIIEVDMLKGKQLFIPISFVDKDENASSLDAVLDFSPLLEEPIGADFTIESEDGEKFLVHKVLLMAHSEVFRAMLKEDTAESKNNCVKLIDVNKEELRHLLYFIYSGTLKDVENINFFNMLILADRFNLSGLRELSEHALIQQISIENALEMLAVADSYNSHSLKTASLIFIKKNKSALENNIFDEINNAELIRELCKFLVS, encoded by the exons ATGGAAAAAATGGACTATGTAATG gaTAATTATGTTATTCTTGGACATCAACCCTGTCAAACACGTGAAGCgaagtttttatgtattgaTGCTATTTATGAAAAACTTCATCGCccaaattattatgatttaggAGGAACATATATGCAAGAAATTGGTGAATACTGGTTTGTTACAAGAACAGACCAGATAGGggaagtatttttaattcacattTTTATCACTAACAAGCTGGAAGGTATTGTCAGCCTAAGTTTAAGTAGTGGAAATACAGTTATATTTgataaagacaaaaatattgcatttCTAAGCCCCGATTTAAGCAAGTGTGATTTTGGAAAACTAGAAGAATCAACTTTCAAGTATGTGACTACATACAGTTTTGATATTATTGAAGTAGATATGCTTAAAGGTAAACAACTATTTATACCCATATCTTTTGTTGATAAAGATGAGAATGCGAGTTCTTTGGATGCAGTTCTAGATTTTAGCCCACTTTTGGAAGAACCAATTGGAGCTGACTTTACAATAGAATCCGAAGATGGAGAAAAGTTTCTCGTACATAAAGTCTTGCTTATGGCTCATAGTGAAGTTTTTAGGGCGATGCTAAAAGAAGACACTGCTGAGAGTAAAAACAACTGCGTGAAATTAATAGATGTAAACAAAGAGGAACTGCGACatcttctatattttatttattctggGACTCTAAAAGATgtggaaaatattaatttttttaatatgcttATTCTTGCAGACAGGTTTAATCTCTCTGGTTTGAGAGAATTATCTGAACATGCTTTGATTCAacaaatttcaatagagaatgCATTGGAAATGCTAGCTGTTGCTGATTCATATAATTCTCATTCATTGAAAACAgcatctttaatatttattaaaaaaaataaatcagcccttgaaaataacatatttgaTGAAATTAATAATGCGGAATTGATAAGAGaattgtgtaaatttttagttTCCTAA